The sequence below is a genomic window from Labrys wisconsinensis.
CAGTCCTGGAACGAGGCAATTTGCAAGCGATGCGAGGCCGGCAATTGGGACGACATCATCTCAGGCACGTTTCCGCACCTCGAGCAATCGCTGGCGGCGAAGGGCATGCCTGTCGCGCTCAACAGTAAGGGATGGATCAACATCCCGCAGTGACCGTTGGCAAGAAAGACGCCGGTGGAACCAGATGCTCAAGAAATCCGAATGCAAGAAGGCAATCCGCCATTTGACCCACCGGTGGGCGGCCGAGACCGGGCTCGGTCCGGCATCGGGCGAGATATCCAGTTTCAGCGCCTTCAAGGCGTGGCTCCTGGAGATAGGACATTCTCAGTATCTGAGTTTTCGATCGAAAGGCGACCCGGACTACGATGCCGAAATGTGGTTCGATCAGGAGCTGAAGCAAACTTGGCGCAATTAAACATTCGCCGGATGCAATAGCTGTAAGACAATTCTGCATCGCGGGTGGACGATGAAAAACCACGGTCATATATGGTCTCTTATTGCTATTGTTCTTACGCTTATCGCAGGCTACTTTCTGGGTATCGCTGCCGCGGACAAAAATGCGGTCGATTGGGCATTTAAGTGGCAGTCAATATTCGGTACGATATTGACGATGGCCGTTACCGGTGTTGGCGCGGTTTTGTTGTACACCCAGATCAGCCAAGATCGAAGAATTGAAAATGAACGTCGACAACAACGAAACTATGCCAATCGCGCATCCCTGTCGCTCGCCCTGAGTTCCATCAGCGAATATTGTGAACATAATGTTGGAGTGTTAAGAAAACTTATTACTCAGTGCGCAGACGGCGTGCTTTCAAACAGAATAGCCGCGAAAACCAATTTCCCGACCATTTCTGACGGCACCGTCAGTTTTCTTCGAGATTTTATTGAATACTCAAATTTTAATCAAAGTCGCCCAATAGTTAAAATATTGGCCGAGCTTCAAGTACTTGACGCGAGACTTAAATCCATGCACGTAAGATCAAATTCATTAGATCGGAGAGAGTTGATTCTTAAAATTAATATCGAGCAATACATCATTAGCAACTGTGAAATATACACATACGCTTCTAAACTCTATGATTTCGCGCGAGAACATACCGATGAAATTTCTGAGGATTTGACGACAGACGAGATGATGAGTTCACTCAACAATCTTGGATTTCTCGGTGATGAGGCACCTGAGATCCGCGCAGCGATCCAGAGACTGTACGGAAATGTAGAGTAAATTCCGTTCCTTGCGCGGTGAACGCCTTGCTGTCTATGGGAGTATTGGAATTTCGCAGGTTTCTCGCTCGACGCCTGAAAGGTACCTGTATGACACAGGTGGGGACGCCTCGGCGTCCCAAGAGTCGACATTGGGATGCCTGGTCGGCACATAGGATGCGCACCCGAAAGCCGGAGCAACGCGCTAGGCCGCCGTCGCCCAGATCCGATCGCCTTCTGGTCACAGAGCACGTCATACTGCTCCGGGCAGGCCCGGCATGTCGGCACCAGCCGATAGCCGTCGATCGTCAGCTCCTCCACCTGGCCCGTGTCGAAACTCATCATCCCCTCCCCTTCCGGCGCCAGGGCGCGTCCTGCTCCCAGTCGCCGGCCATGATCGAGCCGTAGGGGTCGACATGGTCGGTCACCTCGGCCAGGTCGTATGCGGCGATCTGGGCCTGGACTGCCGCAGCGCTCTTGTAGGCGCTCGGCAGCTCGGAATGGTCCGGGATGCCGCAGAAGCTGCGGATATCGAGACCGCGCCCCGCGAGCCCCGCCAGCTCCCCCGCCAGCGAACCCGCGTTCTGGCGGGAATGCTGCGCGCGGCTGAGGTTGCGCCCGGCCCCGTGCGGCGCGAAGCCGAGCGCATCCCGGCGATCCCTATGGGCGGCGATCAGGATCGGCTCGGCCATGTTCATCGGGATCAGCGTGCGGCCGTCGTCGTCGGGCGAAAAGCCCCTCCAGGAAGGCGTGGCGCCCTTGCCGTGGTAGTAGAGCCCGTCGTCGCGTCGGAAGACGAAGTTGTGCTCGTTCCAGAAGCGGTCGGCGATCCGGTTGCCGAGCCTGCGGGCGGCGAGGTCGTGAATGGCGAAATGGCTGTCGCGCGTCCACAGGCGCACGAGCTGCAGCGCGTCCCAATAGGCCCTGCCCTCCTCGCTCGAGGCCTGGAGCCAGGCATTGTGCGCGGGCACCCGGGGCGCGACGATCGCGGTGTGCCGCTTCGCCGCCGCCATGCCCTTCTTGTAGAGCTGGGCGCCGAGGCCGCGCGAGCCGTGATGGGTGACGAGCACGGGGCTGCCGGTCGAGCGCAGGTGGCCGACATAGGCGAAATGGTTGCCGTCGCCCTGCGTGCCGAAATGATGCACCGCAAAGCCGGCGAGGTCGCGCAGGAAGGAATTGTCGCGCATGCGCTCGAGATGGGCCGGCGGCGCGAGCGGGGTCTCCCGCCCGCCCGGACCGAAATGCGTCACGGCCTGAACCGCGTCCAGGATCGCCTTCGGGTCGTCCCGGCGGTTGAACACCGAGATCGCCATCGAGCAGCAGATGTCGGCGGAATGGAAGCCGGGATGGATCGCGTCCTCGCAGGCGACCGCGCCGCCGACGGGAATCGTGCCCGGCGCCGAGCCCGAAGGGCAGGCGTCGGGCATCACCGCGCCGGCGACGATGGTCGGCACGCGCATCAGGGCGTCCATATGCGCGGTCACGGCCGCCAGGTTCTCGCGTTCGAGCTCGGTCTGCGGGTCGAGGAAGACGCCGTAGGACAGAGCATTGGTGCGCAGCAGGGTCTCGACGGGCGCCAGGCGCTGGGCCAGCTCGAACAGCCCCTGCTCGTCCATGCCGCCGGCCCGGGCCGCGTTGAGCGCCTCGATCGCCGGCTTGAACCACTTGCCCGGCTTGAAGCCCCAGGCGATCAGCGTGTTGCCGTCGATCATGTGCCGCCTCACATCCGTCCCCGCTCAGTGATAGCGCGACCGGAGGCAGGCGCCAGGCGCAATCGCACACGGCGGCCGTCGCCATTTGCTGCCGGCCGGCGACTCGGCCACCATGCCGGCGAGTCGACGGCTGCGTCCGCGGCTCGGCCGATCCCCCCAACGCATCATCCTTCGCGAGGTCACGATGACGGGTCACGCCAAGCGGCTCTGGGCGCTCAACGGGCCGACGCTGACGGATCCGCGCCACGTCCTCGTCGTCGGCGAGACCGGCACGGTGACGATCCCGGTTCCCGTGTTCCTGATCGAGCACGAGCGCGGGCTGGTCCTCATCGACACCGGGCTCGTGCCCGCGGCCGCCGTCGATGCCCGCGCGGTCTATGGGGCGCTGGCCGACAAGTGCCGGATCGACTTCAAGCCCGAGCAGGCCGTCGACCGCCAGCTCGCCCTCATCGGCTACGACGTGACCGACGTCACCCATGTCGTCATGTCCCATGCCCATTGGGACCATACGGGGGGCATGTATCTCTTCCCGCACGCCCGGTTCGTCATCGGCGAGGGCGAGCTGCAATACGCCTATTGGCCGATGCCGGCCGCGCCGCTGTTCCGCCGGGAGGACCTCGAGCCGACGCGTGGCTTCGACTGGCGCTTCTTCACCGGCGACTACGACCTGTTCGGCGACGGCAGCATCGTCATCCTGCACATGCCCGGCCATACGCCCGGCAACAGCAGCGTCCTGGTGCGCCTTCCGAGCCGCACCTTCCTGCTCGCCATCGACACCGCGCACCTGCGGTCGGGCTATGTGGGCGAGCGGCCGATGCCGTCCGACTGGAACACGCTGCTCTCGGTGCAGTCGATCCGCCGGCTGAAGCAGCTCGAAGAAAGCCTGCAGGCGACGCTGTGGATCTCGCACGATCCGGACGATTGGGCCTCGTTCCGGCACGCGCCGGACTTCTACGAGTGAGGCGGCTCAGGCGGGGCCCGGCTCGCGCAGCGAGCGGCCGCTATAGGCGATGCAGGGATAGGGCTCGAGACTGTCCTGGAAATGCAGGACGCTCTCGCCCCCGTCGAGGAGAAGGACGCCGATCTGGGCCGGGCCGCCCCGATAGTTGGGCTTGGCGGGGAGAAGCTCGAAGTCGTTCTGATAGGCGATGCCGTGCAGGGTCGACCAGGCCAGGCCGTTCCAGCACCCCGATGCCGCCCGGTGCGTATGGCCGGCGAAGACGTGGCGGACGGTGCCGGCGTCCGTCATCGCGCGGACGAGCGCCTCGGGCGCTTCGAGCCCGGCATGATCAATGAAGAACCCGGTCCTGAACGGCGGATGATGCATGAAGACATAGACCGGCTTCCGGCCCGCCTCGCGCAACGTCCGCCGGAACCAGGACAATCGGCGCGCGCAATATTCGCCGGCTTCGGAACCGGGCTTGTGGGTGTCGAGGAAGACGAGGACGCAGGCGTCCGTTTCGATCGTGCTCTGCACGAAGCCGTGCTCGTCGCAGGGCAGGTCCGGCTGCACCGTGCGGAAGATCGCCCGGTCGTCGTGATTGCCGAGGAGGCAGCGGACCGGCATCCGCAACGGCCTCAGGCCGTCGAGAAAGGTGCGGTAGGCGGCCTCGCTCGGGACGTCGACATTGTCGCCCATCACGACG
It includes:
- a CDS encoding phosphodiesterase, coding for MKVVLIGDPHVRVRGERVRGIDSAGRLDTCVARINAIAGDADLCVVMGDNVDVPSEAAYRTFLDGLRPLRMPVRCLLGNHDDRAIFRTVQPDLPCDEHGFVQSTIETDACVLVFLDTHKPGSEAGEYCARRLSWFRRTLREAGRKPVYVFMHHPPFRTGFFIDHAGLEAPEALVRAMTDAGTVRHVFAGHTHRAASGCWNGLAWSTLHGIAYQNDFELLPAKPNYRGGPAQIGVLLLDGGESVLHFQDSLEPYPCIAYSGRSLREPGPA
- a CDS encoding RtcB family protein, with product MIDGNTLIAWGFKPGKWFKPAIEALNAARAGGMDEQGLFELAQRLAPVETLLRTNALSYGVFLDPQTELERENLAAVTAHMDALMRVPTIVAGAVMPDACPSGSAPGTIPVGGAVACEDAIHPGFHSADICCSMAISVFNRRDDPKAILDAVQAVTHFGPGGRETPLAPPAHLERMRDNSFLRDLAGFAVHHFGTQGDGNHFAYVGHLRSTGSPVLVTHHGSRGLGAQLYKKGMAAAKRHTAIVAPRVPAHNAWLQASSEEGRAYWDALQLVRLWTRDSHFAIHDLAARRLGNRIADRFWNEHNFVFRRDDGLYYHGKGATPSWRGFSPDDDGRTLIPMNMAEPILIAAHRDRRDALGFAPHGAGRNLSRAQHSRQNAGSLAGELAGLAGRGLDIRSFCGIPDHSELPSAYKSAAAVQAQIAAYDLAEVTDHVDPYGSIMAGDWEQDAPWRRKGRG
- a CDS encoding N-acyl homoserine lactonase family protein; the encoded protein is MTGHAKRLWALNGPTLTDPRHVLVVGETGTVTIPVPVFLIEHERGLVLIDTGLVPAAAVDARAVYGALADKCRIDFKPEQAVDRQLALIGYDVTDVTHVVMSHAHWDHTGGMYLFPHARFVIGEGELQYAYWPMPAAPLFRREDLEPTRGFDWRFFTGDYDLFGDGSIVILHMPGHTPGNSSVLVRLPSRTFLLAIDTAHLRSGYVGERPMPSDWNTLLSVQSIRRLKQLEESLQATLWISHDPDDWASFRHAPDFYE